The following is a genomic window from Manihot esculenta cultivar AM560-2 chromosome 9, M.esculenta_v8, whole genome shotgun sequence.
AGAATACcgcataataaaatatattagcaaatcttttaaaaaaaatagcaagatttgatttctttttttatctgttaaaaaaattataacaacaagatatgattaaaaaaataataaataatttttttcttaataattgtCGGATATTAATAGTAGGAGAGCACTTAATGTTCctctatatataattaactaCAAAAAAATATGTAACAGTAGATGTGACTTTCTATTTGCATCCCTCTGGAATCTTCCCTACAATTGTTGGCTTAACATCAATGCATTCAGATTTTGCTGGGCCTTCAGGACCACTATATGTCAAGTCAATGTTCGCAAGTTCCACTTTTTCACATGGGACTCCACTGCTGCATATAAGTTGAACGGTAAGAGCAGTTGCAGAAGTTCCCTTTATATTTTTGAAGCTAACATCACTAATCTTCACTTTAGATGGttcctggaaaaaaaaaaagagaagaaataattatttatacaaacaatagtaattatcatataataatatattgttttgGAACAGTTATCACCTTTTTATTGCATTTGTTCCATGGACAATACATTTGATCTACAATAATAGGATTGGAGACATTTTCCATAGTAATATCTTGGAAATGAATATTAGTTGCAGTATTAGGAAACATTGCAGGCCAAGTTTTAATTCTAACACCATTAGTTGTACCGGTGAGGGTGCAATCGGAAACAGTAATTCCGGAAACAGGATCTTCATTCTCATACTTCCCCAAGCTCCCTATGCTGATGCCATGACCAGGTCCACATGCCACTTTTGTGATTTTTAGATTTTCGGTTCCATCACCAATAGAGATACAATCATCACCCGTGCCTATTTTGGCATTAGATATAGTCACTCCCTTTGATCGCCCAATATGAATTCCATCCGTATTAAGGCTACCTTCAGGTGTACTGACTTTGAAGCCTTCAAATGTGAAATCGTCACATCCCAATACATTGACGTGAAAGTACTTGCTATTAAGAGATGTTATGTCACGAACTAAGCCTTTGGTAATGAAGTTAAACCTTATATTCTGATGAAAAATGTAAAGCAATAAAAGCATTTTAGAAAAGTTTTGGTACGTAATTATAATTTAtggtaaatttaaattagtaacATTTTGTAATATCatgtaaactaaaaaaaaagtaCCATAGGATGTTTCTTGCAATTTTTTGGATCTTTGTCACAAGATACTCCCTTCCATGCAACTTGTCCTTGACCATCTAAAGTTCCTTTTCCAGATAGTGTGAATTGATCAATATGGTTAAAATTAAACCAACCATCCCCCCCTGCAAGCTCTGGTGGGGCTTGCACAGTTCCCTGAACTTCTACCTCTATTGCCCCTTTGCAAGGACCTGTAAcattcactatacctgccaagaATGTCCCTGCTGGAATCAATATTTTGCTAGATCCTGCTGCTGCACATGCCTCTTTCCAAGCATCCGCTATAGCCTAAAAGATAAAGGAAAGAGAAAGGTAAGAATTTTAAGTTTAGCTAATATCCTAATATTCATGggtgaattatatatttatacctTACTTGCATCTGCTTTTCCATCAGGTGCTGCACCAAATTTTGTTATATCAAAAACAGCTGGCTGTGCTTGAACAATAGAGAAATTTATGAACAATAGAGATACAATTGAGAAGATTATTTTAgtatccattatttttttttcttcctcccttcttttatttttaataaagattTTACAATGATGAATTGATTTATCTTTCTATATGTTGCTTTATAAGGCTAAAATTTACCAAATTTAACTatatactaataatattttatatatttggtaTTAAGCAATTTTTTAGAACCTCTGTATTTGGAAACGTTGAATGTTCTAAGCTAAAAATAGATTCTCAAAATGTACCATGTGTTATATCATCCATATCTCATGTTGTGGTTATGATGACATGTAGATAATTTCTCATGTAATTCTTAAAGCTAAAGATTATTTGTTGAGAAAGACTTAAACAGGttgatttttttcacttttgatGTTTTAGTAAGATAATAAAtgactgaaaaataaaaagagaaaaattatgtcTAGACTCTGAATTATGAAATTAAGGGAGTAATGGGCGTAATGAAAGACACAAGGAAATAAGGAACAAAGTCTTGCTTAAACTCTAAGTCTCAAATGCACTACGTTATGGGCATAACATATCTAACGAAAGAAATTAGAGTCTAATTCCATATTTGACACACAATTTGATGATCCTTATCCACAAAAACTCAAttgttttagaaaaaataaagcaCAAAATGTAAGTGAAATCATGGATATACCTAAATACACTTTTCCATCTAATTTTGGTTACTTGTATTTATGCTAAACTAGGATTTTTAGTACTATATAAAGATGCTATTTTGATATACAACATCATCTTTTACTCTTGATTAATTTTGGGAGGCTGAAAACATTTTTCTTATTGCATTTCAACCATGAACATATGTAGCTAAATTCTCTTTTTAGTTGAAGGATAATTGAAGTTTTAGTTCATTTAGTTGTGAGATCTAAttggttttattattttcttaatgtttcttggtatttatattgtttttgtacctattatttattattgttctATTGATTGTAGCATTAAGGTGTCATTGCTCAATTAATaggataatatattattattcaagttgattaaattcataattattttagtttaatatgAAATTAGTGGTGAATTAGTTTAAGTAAAGCTTTCCTAAGGAATAAAATAATCAGACTAAAATGAATCGAGCTTTTGTGTTATTAGTTAAAATCAGGTTCTTCTAATTCATAATGTAgtaattggattaaattataGTAGCGTCTCCTACTACTTTTCAAAAGCTAAAGCTAGTTAACGAACATCTCTTAgctagtttaaaaaattaagattgaGTGACTAAAGCTTCTTCGACATCTATAACTATTTTATCtataaataattagaaattatttttgcatCTATGATCAACCAATAAGACTAAAACTGAGATTAAACTTTCATTGAATTAatctcatattgattttctcACTTAAATCTAATTATTTTACTTCTTTTAATTGGTTTAGGTTAATTCTCGTTGAAGTAATTTTTAATTCCTTGCTTTTTAAAActcccattttatttttatttttgttttgtctTTCAAGCGAATTAACTTCCTTCCAATCTCTATAGGATAAACCCACTATcgcaatttagtttgatttagaaaagtagaaatttatttttggtggCCTCGACACCTACTAAATCTTAGCAGCATTGCTAAgatatagttttaattattttagtaattcttTTGAATGGCACATTCTAATCCTTTGGGTAGACTCAACTTCAAACAAGAAATCGAGAAAATCGTGAGGAGGTTGAGAAAAGAGATCAAATCGAGATACAAAAATGTTTCATCCTCCAAGACTAACAAAGAGGTTTTGGTTGCTGTCGAGGGAACAAATCATGGGCATAGAAGAAACAATATCTGACCCAAACAATTCTTCTAATGAATTTGACATTGAGAAAAATATGGCTAATAAGCAAGCAATCAATGATGTTAATAATGTTGTTGATTCCCAACCACTTTGTATCAACTATTAAGAACTACATGCAAAACTTAAGCTAAAGTCATGATTGATTTATCTACTCCTTATCTTATGAGGACGTGAAACGGAAGATTCTCATAGGTGCTTGAGTTCCATATTGTATGCTCCAATATGAGACATAATGAGTTTTCGAAAAACATATTAAGCTGAAGGCCTTTCATTTCTCATTAGTTGATGATGCAAAAGATAGTTATATTACCCACCTTTAGGTTCAGTCACCACATGAGGAGAGACGATGAAATTATTTTTGGACCAACTTTTCTTGCTTTTAGAGCATCtgcaattaaatattaaatacaaaGAAGCAAGAAAAAGGATACATAAACAAGAACATAAAAAATGTTGAGCCTGTAGCTATCAGCTGCATTTTAATccgcgaatcccaccaattcttccttatgaataaattaatccgcttcgcgcttaaattaattcctatttaactaacaaccccaacacgcgtgtagatttaattagtcaactgcattaaaagagaagaatccaaacttgatcaataaaaacacgcgttttatttaaatcaaatttactaattccttaatataaactaatatattaattgctacttgttattaactcaattaaacaattacggatttaattagagTAATTAGCAATAAGTTGTCTCCTCAAaagattcaatgggccccttgaattctcaagaaaacaacaatttgaattctcaagaaaacaacaatggaggtggtgttcctcgaattctgaaattaatagaaaatagaaataagatgaagagagttGTAGTGCAtgacctcacaacttgaacaaacttcaaattaatttaaccttcaactaaaaataaatgtttagcctctcatggccataataaaattataacaattaagtaaatgaagaaaaagaaaagaaaaagatggagaagaaggggGTAGccagagaggaaatgagagtgacagGTAGAATATGATTCTCCAGGTTGAATGCtgggagcctttatataggcacaaaaagataaaatttaaaataaaatctattatccctatcttatctctatcctaatcttatctctatcctaatataatctttatcctcatctgattgagtttgattcaatttcactccacttgaagctgatcttatccttgcttagatggcaaaatctatcttatctccccaTCGCCTCGGATTACAGGTTTGGTCAAGGTTGTAGCCTCCCagtataaaaaatcctttaattcaaccttttttcttccttttctcgacttctgctcacaaacctgtccaaaatcaaattcaaattaaaattaaatatttatatcaaaattagagtaaaatcaaggaattaaatgaggaaaaaattgtgagtttttgcaactcatcagattcccccacacttgcacctttgcttgtcctcaagcacagAAATTAAAATGAACAATAAAATACAGCCATATCCTCAACCaacctgaaatttaatttgtccaAAGCAAAAAACCAAATTGTCATGcaatgcaataggatgatagcaTAAATAGCTTAATTCACCAAAATTCACTTCAAcaagtttcatatttaaaactTGTTTCTCAAGGCATTAAGTTGgtcctcaattcaatttcaagcacAAAAGTATTAGAATGTCATATAATATTAGACTGCCCTTTTGAAAGAATAGAATCTTAGAACTCTTGACtagactaataaaatttaaagatttgggggtttattatttattatttacacttCCTACTATATCTTGCTTGAAACCGATAAAGTGAACGTGAAACAAATGGTTACTGAGCCAATTGCCCCAGGTTATTCAGCTCAGGTGGCTACTAGCTAGGGGTGAGCacatttcggtttgaaccgaaataaccgaccgaaccgatttaatttaataatttggttcggttttaaaataaaatcggttcagttcggttttaatttttaaaaattttgggttggtcggttcggttcggttttggagtcaaaaTAGTTTGGTCGAAACCGAATTTAATCTTAAAACGCAGCGTTTTATTATAGGTTATATCAATTCAGTTCACTTCCCATCCCACGTTCTTCTTCACGCGGCGCACACGATACCTTCATCTCTCTCAGACCAAATCCCTAATCTCCATCCTTCGTGTCTTCATCTTTCTTCAGGTCCCGTAGCCACAGCCACCCACCCCAGTCGCCAGTCCCACAGCCATCCACCGGCCACCCACCCTGCCACCCACTCGCCAAAGCCAGTCTCTTCTCTCCATCCGTTGCCGCTTCAGTCCCGCAGCCATGGCCACCCACCCACCCAATCGCCAGTCCCACAGCCACCCACCGGCCACCCACCCTGCCACCCATTCGCCAAAGCCAGAgtctcttctctccatccttCGCGTGTCTCTCTCACGGCCATCGCTCGCATCTCTCTCTCGTAGCCATC
Proteins encoded in this region:
- the LOC110623246 gene encoding exopolygalacturonase yields the protein MAAGLKRQRMERRDWLWRVGGRVGGRWMAVGLATGPAVFDITKFGAAPDGKADASKAIADAWKEACAAAGSSKILIPAGTFLAGIVNVTGPCKGAIEVEVQGTVQAPPELAGGDGWFNFNHIDQFTLSGKGTLDGQGQVAWKGVSCDKDPKNCKKHPMNIRFNFITKGLVRDITSLNSKYFHVNVLGCDDFTFEGFKVSTPEGSLNTDGIHIGRSKGVTISNAKIGTGDDCISIGDGTENLKITKVACGPGHGISIGSLGKYENEDPVSGITVSDCTLTGTTNGVRIKTWPAMFPNTATNIHFQDITMENVSNPIIVDQMYCPWNKCNKKEPSKVKISDVSFKNIKGTSATALTVQLICSSGVPCEKVELANIDLTYSGPEGPAKSECIDVKPTIVGKIPEGLAKQGWRLLKYPNTLASKVLKAKYFPHSDFFQAPVGNGPSQIWRSICASRSILTYGCRRRIGDGRSTHIWIDPWTLKASDPYIRTKVAENMPFVMVFDLILNRTWNAELIRTHFQQHDSDNILRIPLSLRECDDDWCWALNRKGEYVVKESYRVAMEDNLADVSDHSFPWHLIWKVVVSSKGKASHLVYFTKCFAL